aaacaaaaatatagaaattaaatttctgaaaaaacataaaacaaaatatatacccgTCTTTTAAAgagcgggtcagaatctagtatttcttatgttttgcttttaaattttagattttagtttggATATATCCGGATCTGAAtgatatatgattaattttGGTATATCCGAACCGATATGAACCCAATGTGTGATATTGAAATAGAATGAGATCAAGAAGGTGTAAATAGAAGGAAATCCGAAAAATCTTATCCAGCCTAATGGGTACCAAAGCGGGCTTAGGCCTAATCTGTTCCATAATACTAAATAGCCCTTGGTGGTGGGCCATGATTGATAGGCCCATACTAGTTTCCTTCCAACGCGGTGTCACCTTCTTATTGAATTGTGACCGgaacagaaaaaaatgaagaaaagcGAATCATAGGAAGTAGTGGAAATTGAAAGATCTGTGAGATCAGTTCAATTTGATTGATCTATTGTGAAATCCCACAGAGGTGAAGGCCTTGCAGCGATGGATTCTTCTTCAAATTTGAATCCCCTTCCCGAGGATATCCCCGACGGAGAACCAGCTCCGGCTTCCGTCTTCGCCACTCGTCCTCTTCGTCCTCCTTCTACGTGAGTCACCCTCGCTTCTTTTTTTCCAGTTTCTCCATCAATCGCATCTCTGTATTGAGTGATGATAGTGAACTGTTTACACATTTGCAGGAGTTCTTCGGAGAAGTATTCGCCTGTGGAATGGACAAGCTACTTTGACAAAGAAGACGATGTATCAATCCCTGGTTCCAACGATGTAATGTTAAACGAATGATCTaaattttttggtttcttttagttttgttttgttgtttgatTCTGATGAAACGTGTCTATTATAGGTATTTCACGTATACATGGCAGGAACAGAAGGACCTGTTGTCTTTTGTCTCCATGGAGGTGGTTTCTCTGGGTGAGCCCTTCAGTTTTAAATATTGAATCTTGGTGGCCTCTCGAGTTTGATGAGTTATGTTATGgtttcatttgtttgttttttaggCTCTCGTTTTCAATAGTGGCAAGTAAGATCAAGGAGAAAGCACGTGTGGTTGCAATGGACTTGAGAGGACACGGTAAATCGGTTTCTGAGAACGAACTGGACTTATCCCTCGAGGTATGATTTTCTTGAACCGATCATATATTAGCTTGTCTCTGAGAAGTGAGACTGATATAGTAAGATGGAAACATGCAGACAATGAGCAGTGATGTTGTGGCTGTGGTTAAGGAATTGTATGGAGATTCTCCTCCTGCTATTGTGCTAGTTGGTCACAggtttgttttattcttttgtattttatatgtcaTATCGGTATATTGTTTCTGAGCTCTGTGTTACATCAATACTTTCCTGGTGCACCATTTAAGATAATGCTTAAGATAATGCATATGCACATTTATCACTTAGTGTTAGATGGTATCTGTCCAATAATTAGGCAATAGTAAATCTGTGAAGACAAATTATCTACGGTTATGGAATCCAATTCTTTAGTATGAAACATGTAAACTTGTAGaacaaaactttttaatctaGTTTTCTTGAATGGGTTTCATGTTTTCAACATGCAGCATGGGAGGTTCGGTCGCTGTGCAAGTTGCTGCAAACAAAACATTGCCTAGCTTGGCTGGGCTTGTCGTAGTGGATGTTGTTGAGGTTTGCTTTCTTACGGAAAATTGGTATATGTTTCTCATTTAGTATGCATTCTCGTGAGATGAACTGACCAGTACTTTTATTTCAGGGTACTGCTGTTGCCTCTTTGATTCACATGCAGAAAATTCTTTCAAACAGAATGCAACATTTTCCCAGCATCCAAAAAGCAGTAAGCAACTTTGAAACACAtggttatataatataaataagcTGCAAACAACAGATCACTTGAATAAATctttaaactaaaaagaaaacaaaaaccatTGATATCTAATAGCTCCAAACAAGTAATCACTTTGCTGTAGTAAGTTTTTTTGGGTCTGCCATCTCTAAAATAGTGCACAATCTTTCTGTAGATTGAGTACAGCGTTAGAGGAGGGTCATTAAGGAACATCGAGTCTGCTCGCGTCTCCATCCCCACAACTCTCATATACGATGATTCAAAACACTGGTGAGTTGTCTCTGTTGCTAACATCACTGTTTTGAGGTATTCGCATATCTGCTTCGTACTGAGTTGAAATGTGAATCTTTCTCCAGCTACACTTACCGGACACGTCTAGAGCAAACAGAGCAGTATTGGAAAGGCTGGTATGAACCTCATTACCCCCTTTGTTTTAAATCATTGAGTGCACATTAGCTCTAAGCACAACACAGAATCTATTAGGACAGAATTTGTTAGAACTTCGTCCATATTTGGTCACCATGGGATCTTATAA
This genomic stretch from Raphanus sativus cultivar WK10039 chromosome 3, ASM80110v3, whole genome shotgun sequence harbors:
- the LOC108847807 gene encoding uncharacterized protein LOC108847807, translating into MDSSSNLNPLPEDIPDGEPAPASVFATRPLRPPSTSSSEKYSPVEWTSYFDKEDDVSIPGSNDVFHVYMAGTEGPVVFCLHGGGFSGLSFSIVASKIKEKARVVAMDLRGHGKSVSENELDLSLETMSSDVVAVVKELYGDSPPAIVLVGHSMGGSVAVQVAANKTLPSLAGLVVVDVVEGTAVASLIHMQKILSNRMQHFPSIQKAIEYSVRGGSLRNIESARVSIPTTLIYDDSKHCYTYRTRLEQTEQYWKGWYEGLSEKFLSSPVPKLLLLAGTDRLDRTLTIGQMQGKFQMIVVKHTGHAIQEDVPEEFANLVVNFISRNRIGPHGVEIPGTWKPSQPKT